GCCGGCCGCCAGACCGTGGTGATCGCCAACGGTGAGGAGGGTGAGCCGGCATCGGTGAAAGACCGCTGGCTGCTGCGTAACCGGCCGCACCTGGTGCTCGACGGTCTGTGGCTGGCCGCCCGGGTCGTCGGCGCCCGACGGGGATACGTCTACGTCTCCGACCCGCATGCCGCGACCGCGGTGGAAGCGGCGCTGGCCACCGCCGGCGAGCACCTGGGGCCGCTGCAGGTGAGCGTGGTGACCGTCGACCCGGCCTACATCGCCGGCGAGGAATCGGCCGCGGTGCGGGTCATCAACGGTGGCCCCGCCAAGCCGACCGACAAGCCACCGCGGGTGTTCGAGGAAGGTGTCGACGGTTTGCCGACACTGGTGAGCAACGTCGAGACGTTGGCCCATCTGCCGTTCATCCTGCGCCACGGTCCGGCCGAGTTCCGGCGCTACGGTACCGAGGCCTCCCCCGGTACCTTTCTGGCCACCGTGACCGGGGCCGGGCGTCCACCCGCACTCTACGAACTGCCGCACGGCAGCAAGACCGCGGATCTGCTTGTCCTGCACGGGGTCGATCCCGCGGCTGTGAACGGTGCGTTGATGGGCGGGTACTTCGCGGGCCTGCTGAACAGGTCCATCGTCGACGCCACCCTGGACCACGAGTCGATGCGCTCGCTGGGCAGCGGCCTGGGTTGCGGGGCGGTCGCGGTGCTCACCGAGGACTGCCCGGTCGCCGTCGCGGCCTCCGTGCTGGGGTATTTCGATCGCGAGAACGCCGGGCAGTGCGGGTCCTGCTTCAACGGGACGGCCGCCATGGCGGCCGTCGCGGAGGCGCTGCGCGACGGTGGGGCCGGCACCGACGACGTGGCCCGGTTGCGCCGCTGGTCGGTGGTGCTGCGCGGCCGGGGTGCCTGCGCGACGCTCGACGGTGCGGCCAATGTGGCGGCCAGCCTGCTCGACCAGTTCCCCGCACTGGTGGAAAGCCACCTCGACGGCGGCTGCGCCGGGTGTGGTGGCTTCACGGCCCTGCGTCCCTTCGAAGTTGAGGCGGTGTCATGAGAATCAAACTCGACAGGACCCTGTGCGACGGGTTCGGGATCTGCGCCAAACACGCGCCCGAGTACTTCTCGCTCGACGATTGGGGATACGCCTGCCTGAAGGGCAACGGTGAAGTGCCCGAACAGGATCGCGACGCGGTGATGCGTGCTCTACTGGACTGCCCGGTGCACGCCATCATCGAGATCCCGACACCGGGCAGTGCCGCCCCGGCAGCCGATCCCGCGGCCACCACAGCAAGGAGCTGATTTGTCCGCCATCCCAGGCCGACCCCTTCCCCAACTCACGCCGCAGAACGAGTTCTTCTGGACCTCGGGCGCCGACGGGAAATTACGGATCCAGGAGTGCCAGGCCTGCCAGGCCCTGATCCACCCGCCCGCACCGATCTGCCGGTACTGCCGCAGCCACGATCTGGGCGTGCGGGAGGTGTCCGGAAAGGCGACACTGTCCGGCTTCACCGTCAACCACCGGTTCGGCTTCCCGGATCTGCCTCCGCCGTACGTGATCGCCGAGGTGGCCATCCTGGAGGATCCGCGGGTCCGGCTGACCACCAACATCGTGGACTGCGACCCCGACGACCTGGAGATCGGCCGGCCCGTCGAGGTGAGTTTCCTGCACCTCGACGATGTCTGGCTGCCGGTGTTCAGCCCGGCCACCGATCCGGATGCCCCGACCGCGCTGCCCGAAGACGAGATCCCGCCAACGGATTTCGGCAAGTACGTCCGGCCGATGCTGACCACCGAGAAGTTCGAGGACGCGGCGGCCATCACCGGGATCGGCGCCTCGCGCATGGGCCGCCGGTTGATGGTGCCGCCACTGTCCCTGACCATCGAGGCCTGCGAGGCCGCCGTCGCCGACGCCGGTCTGACCTTCGACGACATCGACGGGCTGTCGACCTATCCGGGCCTGGACGTCGCCGGCATGGGCGAAGGTGGCGTCAGCGCGCTGGAAGGCGCACTTGGGCTGCGCCCCACCTGGATCAACGGTGGCATGGACACCTTCGGTCCCGGCGGGTCCGTCATCGCGGCGGTGATGGCCGTGGCCACCGGGATGGCGCGCCACGTGCTGTGCTTCCGGACGCTGTGGGAGGCGACCTTCCAGCAGTTGATGAAGGAAGGCAAGATGTCCCCGCCCGGGGGCGCCCGCACCAGTAACTGGCAGCATCCCTTCGGCGGGATTTCGGCGGCACACACGTTGGCGCAGAACGCCTCTCGGCACTTCCACCGGTACGGCACGACCCGCGAGACGCTGGGCTGGATCGCGTTGAACCAGCGCGCCAACGCCGCATTGAATCCGACGGCGATCTACCGGGATCCGCTCACCATGGAGGACTATCTGTCCGCCCGGATGATCACCACCCCGTTCGGGCTCTACGACTGTGATGTGCCGTGTGACGGCGCGGTCGCCGTCGTGGTCTCGGCCGTCGACGCCGCCGAGGACCTGCCCAACAAGCCGGTCCGGTTCGAGGCGTTCGGCACCCAGATCATCGAGCGCCTCGACTGGGACCAGACCACCCTCACGCACGAGCCGCAGGTGCTCGGCCAGTCCGCTCACATGTGGTCGCGCACCTCGCTGCGCCCCGATGATGTCGACGTGGCCGAGTTGTACGACGGCTTCAGCTTCAACTGCCTGTCCTGGCTGGAGGGCCTGGGCTTCTGCGGTATCGGCGAGGCCAAGGACTTTCTCGACGGCGGCAAGGCCATCGCCCGCGACGGGGTCATCCCGTTGAACACCCACGGCGGCCAGCTCTCCCACGGCCGAACGCACGGCATGGGGCTGATCCACGAGGCGGTCAGTCAGCTGCGCGGTGACGCCGGTGAACGCCAGGTCACCGATGCCAAGGTCGCGGTGGTCAGCAGCGGCGGCCTGACCCCCAGCGGTGTGCTGCTGCTGCGGACCGATGACTAGCAGGGGCCCACGATGAGCACGACGGTTCGCCCCCGGGTGGTGATGGTCGGCGCGGTGCCGATATCCGCGTTGGTCGCGGCGGTCCCGGAGCCGCGCGCGGTGATCGTCGCGGTGCACGGCGGGGCGACCTCATCGGTGTACTTCGACTGCCCGGGCCGCCCGGACCTGTCGTTGCTGCGTACCGGCGCGGCACAGGGTTTCACCGTGATAGCCCTGGACCGGCCCGGGTACGGCGCCTCGGCGCTCTACCAGGACACCATGGACGAGCCGGCCGCCCGGGTGGCACTCGCCCTCGGCGCGGTGGACAAGATCCTCGGCGACGGGCCGCGCGGCGCCGGGTTGTTCTTCTTCGCGCACTCGCTGGGATGCGAACTGGCGGTGCGGATGACCGTCGCGACGACACCCGCCGACGTGCTGGGCCTGGAGTTGGCCGGGACCGGTGTGCGCTACGCGCCGGGCGTGAAGGAGATGCTGAGCTCGGCCGGCCTGACCACCCGCCCGGCCGGCCTGCGCGAGTTGCTGTGGGAACCGACCGAGCTGTATCCGCCCGAGGTGCTCACCGGTGCGCTGAACGCGCCGGGTGTCGCCTATGAGGGCCGGGTGAGTGCGCACTGGCCGCGACGGAACTTCCCTGCGCTGGCCGAGCAGGTGCGAGTTCCCGTGCAGTACAGCCACGCCGAGCACGAGCGGGTATGGGAGACCTCCCCGGCCGCGCTGGCCGATATCGCGGCACTGTTCACCGCGGCACCACGGGTGCAGATCACCGAGCGGCCGGACAGCGGCCACAACCTCAGCGTCGGACTGTCGGCGGCGGCCTATCACGCGCAGGTGTTGTCGTTCATCGAGGAATGTATCGCCGCCGGATCCGGTGGTGTGAAGGAAGCGGAGGCCGGTTGATGCGGGTTGGATTCATCGGATTGGGCAGTCAGGGCGGGCCGATGGCACGCCGGATCGTCGAGGGCGGTTTCGATCTGACGCTGTGGGCCCGCCGGGCGGCGTCGTTGGAGCCCTATGCCGACACCGCGGCCAAGGTCGCCGCCAGCCCCGCCGAACTCGGTGCCGCCAGCGATCTGGTGTGCCTGTGCGTCGTCGGCGACGACGACGTGCGCGAGGTGATCTCCGGCGAGAACGGCGTGCTGGCCGGCATGTCCTCCGGTTCCACCATCGCCATCCACAGCACCATCCACCCCGACACCTGCCGCGAGATCGCCGAACTTGCTGCGTCCAAGGGTGTTTCGGTAATCGACGCACCGGTCAGCGGCGGCGGCCCGGCCGTCGAGGCGGGCACCCTGCTGGTGATGCTCGGCGGCGACGAGGCCGATGTGGAGCGGGCCCGCCCGGTCTTCGCAACCTACGCGGATCCGATCGTGCACCTGGGGCCACTCGGCAGCGGTCAGGTCGCCAAGATCCTGAACAACCTGTTGTTCACCGCCAACCTCGGTGCCGCGATGAGTGCGCTGGAACTCGGTGAATCCCTGGGGGTGCCGCGGGACCGGCTGTGTGAGGTGATCAACCGGGGTTCGGCCAACAGCAAGGCGCTGGGCAGCATCGCGGCCTTCGGCGGGACCCTGGACAACCTGGCGCCGATCGCCGGTGCGTTGCTGCAGAAGGACTGCCGGCACGCGGCGGCGCTGGCCGAGGACGCGTCGGCCGCCGAAGGCGCGGTCTTCGACGCCGCCGATGCCGCCCTGGGATTGATGGATCACCCGAGGTGACCCGGGTCGGCTTCCTGGGTGCCGGCCGGATGGGCGCACCGATGGTGTCCCGTCTGGTGCAGGCCGGCCACGACGTCCGGGTGCTGGGACGCTCCGCAGACAAGCGCGCCGAACTGGCCGGACTCGGCGCCACCCCGGTCGCCGATGCCGCGGCGGCGGTCGACGGGGCCGAGATCGTGGTGGTCTGCCTGTTCACCGACGAACAGGTACGCGAGGTCCTCGGCGCCGATCTGCTCGCCGCGGTGCCGGCCGGCGCGGCCGTGGTGGTGCACACCACCGGCAGCCCGCACACCGTCGAGCGGCTCCGCGACCTGGCCCCGCATCTCGACATCCTCGATGCACCGGTCAGCGGCGGCCCGCACGATATCGCCGCCGGTCAGATCACCCTGTTCGTCGGCGGCCCCGAGGAGGCGGTGACACGGGCCCGGCCGGTGCTGGCCGCCTACGGCGATCCGGTGCTGCATGTCGGGGTGCTCGGCGTCGGCCAGAAGGTCAAGCTGATCAACAACACCCTGTTCGCCGCGCAGATCGGCCTGCTGGCCGAGGCCGCGCAGTTGGCCGCCGACCTGGGCGTGGACGAGTCGGCCCTGCTGGAGGCGCTGCCGCACGGCAGTGGTGCCAGCCGCGCGCTGGGCAACGTCGCGCGCGCCGGCTCGACGGCCGCCTTCATCGCCGCCGTCGGCGAATTCATCGGTAAGGACGTCGCCGTCGTCCGGCAGACCGTCGCCGAATTGGGCACCGGCCTCGGGGCGCTCGACGCGGTGGTGGACGCGGGTCTCGGAACGGCGAGGACACGAAATTAGCCGTTTCACACCTGCACCGTCAGGACTACTGTTAGCGTTACAGTTTTATAGCTGTCCGTAACGCTGCGGGTGCCCAGGGCGCCCTCGAGGAGGACCGAGTATGACCACGGCGGAACTCGTTTTCGATCCGTTCTCCGACGAGTACTTCGAGAACCCGTTCGAGATCTACCGGCGGATGCGCAATGAAGCGCCGCTGTACTACTGCCCCAAGCGTGACTTCTACGCCCTGACCCGGCATGAGGACGTCGCCGCCGCACTGAAGGATCATGAGGCGTTCTCCTCGTCGCGGGGTTGCGATCTGGCGATGGTGCAGAGCGACACCCCGCCGCAGAAGTCCATCATCTTCATGGACCCGCCCGATCACCGGCACATGCGCAGCCTGCTGAACAAGGCATTCACCCCGCGCGCGGTACAGGCCCAGCGCGACACCATCGTCGAACAGATCGACCACTACCTCGGTCAGATCGACTCGGACGACTTCGACGTCGTGCAGGACTTCTCCGGCCCGTTCCCGGTCGAGGTCATCACCCGGATGGCCGGTGTGGAGCCCGAGTACCGCCAGCAGGTGCGGCACTGGATCGACACCAGTCTGTCCCGCGAACCCGGTCAGGTCGGCACCTCCGAGGCCGGGGTGAAGGCCAATATCGACACCGCCATGTACTACTACGCCCTGGTGCAGAAGCGCCGGGAGAACCCCACCGACGACATGATCAGCCGGCTCATCGCCGCCGAGATCCCCCGCGAGGACGGCCGGCTGGACAAGCTCGACGACATCGAGATCACCGGCTTCGCCACCCTGCTCGGCGGCGCCGGCGCGGAGACGGTCACCAAGCTGATCGGCACCGCCATGGTGCTGTTCGCCCGCAATCCCGAGCAGTGGCAGAAACTGCTCGAGGACCGCGAGTTGGTCCCGGCCGCCGTCGAGGAACTGCTGCGCTACGAGGGCCCGGTGCAGTACAACGTGCGGTACACCGTCAAGGAGGCGCATGTACCCAGCGGTGTCATCCCGGCCGGCAAGCCGGTGTTCCTGCTGATGGCCTCGGCCAACCGCGACGAGCGGGCGTTCACCGATACCGACAAGTTCGACATCGAACGCGACCGCACCGAGGCGCAGAACCTGGGCCTGGGCTATGGCATCCACAGCTGCCTGGGGGCGGCGCTGGCCCGGATGGAAAGTGTCATCGCGCTGGAGAAGCTGCTCGACTTCATGCCCCGCTACGAAGTGAAATGGGATGGGCTGCAACGCGTCCACATGCAGAACGTGGCCGGATACTCGCACGTCCCGGTGCGCAGGCTGGCGTCATGAGCGACGTCTGCGGAGCGAACCATCGATGGACGTTGGGCGACCGAGCCTGCGAGGTCACCGCATGAGCACGGGTCTCGGCAAGATCGTCGTCGACTTCGGCCTGTGTGAGAGCAACGGTGTCTGCATGGGCATCATCGCCGAGGTCTTCGACCTCGACGAGCAGGACTACCTGCACGTGCTCACCGACGAGGTGACACCGGATAACGAACAGCAGGTCCGCGAAGCGGTCCGGCAGTGTCCCCGGCAGGCGATCTCGATCGAGACCTAGTCAGATGCGATTCCTGTTCGTACACGGCGGATTTCATGCCGCCTGGTGCTGGGATAAGACCATCGCCGCGGTGAGCGAGCTCGGACACGTCGGTATCGCCGTCGATCTGCCCGGACATGGCGCCCTGGTGGATCAGGAGTCCACCCTGGCCAACCGCCGCGATGCGATTCTGGCGGTGCTGCAACCCGGCGACGTCCTGGTCGGCCACTCCGGTGGCGGCTTCGATGCGACGCTGGCCGCCGATGCCGCACCGGATCTGGTGCGCCACATCGTGTATTTGGCGGCCGCATTGCCGCGGGAGGGGCGCACCTACCCGGAGGCCATGGCCATGCGCGATGATGCGGATCCGGCCAACGGTTTCGACGCCGACGTCGGTGAGATGCTGGGCTACCTGAGTTTCGACGAGGACGGCGCCATGACGTTCGCCGACTTCGACGGTGCGTGGAAGTACTTCTACCACGACTGCGACGAGCAGACCGCGCGCTGGGCGTTCGACCGGCTCGGCCCGGAACGGTTCGGGGACACCACGGTGACCCCGGTGTCGGTGCCGCGGTTCTGGGAGGCCGATCTGCCGCGCAGTTTCATCGTGTGCGAACAGGACAGGTCGATGCCGCGTTGGCTCGCCGATACTGTCGCCCGCCGACTCGGGGTGGCGCAGCTGACCATCGACAGTTCGCATTCCCCGTTCCTCAGCCGCCCCCGCGAACTCGCCGAGTTGTTGGTGCACGCGACGACCACCGAGCCGATCGGCCCGCTGGTCCCCTACTGACGGGTCGAAACGCACGAAATGGTCGCTCCCGGTGTCGGATAGCGACCATTTCGTGCATTTCGCGCAAAGAGCGGGAGATCAGAAGCCGGAGAGGATGACTCCGTTGCAGTCGGCAGCGGCCTGGCGCAGCTTCACGGCCTCCTGGTAGGCGTCGGAGTAGTACCACTCCTTGGCCGCGTCGACCGACTCGAACTCCAGCAGCACGGTCTGGGTGCCGTGCCACTCCCCTTCCAGCGTCTCCACGGCCGGCCCGAAGCCCAGCACGGTGGCGCCGGTCATGGCCTTGCTGGCCAGCTTGCCGTACTCGGCCATGCCGGCCGGGTCCTTGATGTCCTCGGTGATGATCACATAACCCTTGGCCACAGTTTCGAGTCTCCTTGTCGGTGAGGCGGATTGATCAGACTTCGTGGATCGCATTCTCGGGACAACAATCGATGGCCTCCTGAACGGCGGCCTCGTGCTCGGTGGGCACGTCCCCGGGGGCAGCCACCGCCCATCCGTCGTCGGACAGGTCGAACACCTCCGGACACAACGTCAGGCACATGCCGTGACCGGCGCACCGGTCCTCGTCGACGACGACCTTCATTTCACATCGAACTCCAGGTGCAGGTGGGTGAGCCCACGCAGGATGAACGTCGGGATGTAGTTGTAGTCGCGATTGCCCGCCGGTCCGTGGTGCTCCTCGGAGATGCGGATATCGGTGGTGCGGTCGAGCAGTCGCTCCAGGCCGACGCGGGTCTCGGCACGGGCCAGCGGTGCACCCGGGCAGCTGTGGATCCCGCGGCCGAAGGCCAGGTGCTGACGCGCGTTCTTGCGGGCCGGATCGAACTCGTCGGGATTCTCGAAACGGCGCGGGTCCCGGTTGGCCGCACCGTTGACCACCATGACGGTGCGACCGGACGGCAACTCCTTGTCCCCCACCGTGACCGGCGTACGGGAGAGCCGGAAGTCACCCTTGACCGGACTCTCGAAGCGCAGCGCCTCCTCGATGAAGTTGGGCAGCAGGCTGCGGTCCTCGCGGACCCGCTGCTGGATGTCCGGGCGGTCGCCGAGCACCTTGAGCGCGGTGCCGAGCAGCCGGACGGTGGTCTCCTGGCCGGCCGAGAAGACGTTGGTGGCCACCCGTGCCACGTCACCGGGGCTCGGTGTGGTGCCGTCGGGGAACAGTGCGGTCGCCATGCCGGTGAGCACGTCCTCGCGGGGGTTGGTGCGCCGGTCCTCGATGTAGGCCTCGAACTGGCCGTACAGGAACTCCAGCGGGCTGTGCGACAGTGCTTCATCACCGGTGCTGCCCACACCGCCGCCGGAGTTGTGCGAGATGCCGTCGACGAAGGCGTTGCGGTCCTCCGGCGGGATACCGAGCAGATCGGCGATCACCAGCAGGGTGAACGGGCTGGCGAAGCCCTTGATGAACTCGCCCTTGCCGGGGGCCAGGAACTCGTCGAGCACGTCGTCGGCCAGCTGCCACATCGCGTCCTCGTTCTCCTTGAGGCGCTTGGGCGTGATCAGCCGCATCATCAGCGAGCGGTGGTTGGTGTGCACCGGCGGATCCAGGGTGGGCAGCTGATCGCTGAACGGAAGTTCGTCGCGGTGCTTCTCGATGAGTTCGGCGACGTCGTCGCGGCCCTCCAGCGGCACCGGGAAACCGGGGAACGGACCGGTGACCGAGGTGCACGAGGAGAAGGTCTCCTCGTCGTTGTAGACCGAGACGGCTTCCTCCCAGCCCGTCACCATGGTCACGTTGTAGTGGTCCTCGGGCTGCACCGGGCACTGGTCCCGCAGGGCGTTGAAGTACGGATACGGATCCGCAACCAGCCGGGGGTCCTTGAACCAGTCGATGCCGGCGGGATCGATCGCCATATGTGTCACTCCGTTCCTGGCCGGTCTCAGACCGATGAGAATACGACTCTCACTGTTGAGTATCACATTTCCATAGCGCCGCTTCGCCGTCAACGAGGGCAAATGCCTAATCGCTGTGCTCAACATGCCACAACAGGAAACGGGATTCTCGCGGTGTTGAGCAATCGCTCAACACCGCCTGGTCGAGAGCCTATTCTCCGCTCAGGTGCCGCAGCGGCACGGAACAGGACACGCCATGACATCCGACATCGCGACGCCCGAGACATCCGCCGACGAGTCCGACCTGGCCCGCCCGTGGGCGCCACACCGCCGCAAGGCCTATATCGCCCTCACCGCGATCGCCGGATTCGCGTTCACCACGGCGGTCATCGGGGTCGGCACCGGCCTGCTGCCGCCCACCTTCACCGTCGACGTCATCGCCAACCTGGCATTCGGGCTGCCGGTGATCGTGCTGCCACTGGTCTATTTCTGGACCGGCCGGGGCGAGCAACGCTCGCGTATGCAACGCGCGTCGGAGCTGACGATGATCTATCTGCCCTACACCGCGGGCAGCCAACTCGGCTACGAGACCATCTTCCTCATCGGCCATCCGATGAACTGGTGGACGCCGACCGCCGACCCGGGCTGGAAGTGGCTGTGGTGGCAGTACGGCCTGGCCGACACCCGCTACACCAGTGGCAACGCCTGGATCTTCGGCCTGGAGCTGGTCGGCGTCATCACCGGCACGCTGTTGTTCATCGTGTGGATCCGCTTGATGCGCACCGATTTACCGATCGAGTCCCGGATCAAGTGCCTCTGGGTGGCCTTCACCGGCTGCGCGATGCTGATCAGCAGCACCGGCGTGTACTTCCTGTCGGAGGTGCGCGCCGGGTTCGGCGATATCGGCCAGGGCGCATTCGGGCTCTGGTTCAAGTTCATCGCCGAGAACGTGCCCTTCATGATCCTGCCGTTCTTCGCCCTGATCGCGATGTACCGCCAGATCGACCATCTCACCCGACGCGCGGGCCCCGCCGCATAACCCTCAACCCCGGCCCTGGCGCCACGCCGCCACGATCACGCAGCACCCCACCGCACCGGCGAACACGCCCAGGATCAGATGCCGCGGACCGCCGCCGGCGGTGTAGGCCCACAACTGCAGTCCACCGGCCACCAGGGCCAGCAGCCCGAAGGCCAGTCCCGCCACCCGTAACGCCATCCGACCAGTCTGCCAGCAGCCTTAGTTAGACACTGGTCAGCTTCGCCGAACCGCGGTACGTTGCGCAGGTGCCCGCATCACCGCGCAACGCAGAAGCTGACCATGGTCAGCGCCGGGCGACCTTCCAGCGCTCCAACTCGCGCGCGACCAAGCGCATGCTGGTACAGGCCGCGATGGCGCTGTGGCGCACCAACGGCTACGCCAACACCACGGTCGCCGAGATCTGCCGCGGCGCCGGCGTCTCCAAGGCGCTGTTCTACTTCTACTTCCCCCGCAAGGAGGACGTGCTCTTCGAGGTGGGCGTGATGTCCACCCGGTCCGCGCAGCGCACCATCGCCACCATGCTGGACGGCGACTACGACATCGGGACCGTCATCGGCGCGGCACTGACCGACCTGGAACGGTCGATGGCCCGCAATCCGCGCGAGCTGGTCATCGAGACCATCCTCGAGGGATACCGGCACGAGCACCGGTTACTGGCAAGCGGTGAGCCCCGTCCCGATCTGGACGGCGGCATGTTCACCGCGCTGTTCGAGCGCGCGGTGGCCGACGGAAAGCTGCCCGCCGGCACCGACGCCGGCCACCTGGCCTATCTGGCGATGATGATGGTCAGCGAGGGCGCCAGGCATTGGGCCGCAGGCGCTTTCGGCACCCGTTCTTTCGCCGACGTCGTCGGCACCGATATCGCCACCCTGATCGCAGGGACCACCGGACAAAGGAGACCGTGATGGCATGGGATTTCGAGACCGACCCGGAGTTCCAGGAACTCCTGGACTGGGCGGACGCCTTCGTCCGTGATGAGGTCGAGCCGCTGGACCTGATCTGGCCACACCTTCAGTTCACCCCGCTCGACGATGCCCGCCGCCGCGTCGTGGACCCGCTCAAGGAGCAGGTACGGCGAAAGGGGTTGTGGGCCACCCA
This region of Mycolicibacterium diernhoferi genomic DNA includes:
- a CDS encoding NADH-ubiquinone oxidoreductase-F iron-sulfur binding region domain-containing protein, which encodes MTTTATDLKVDVWPGLTPRLLRIGAAPEELPEYVDAGGYRPADDPGALLDAVSGSGLLGRGGAAFPLAVKLSAVRAAAQAGRQTVVIANGEEGEPASVKDRWLLRNRPHLVLDGLWLAARVVGARRGYVYVSDPHAATAVEAALATAGEHLGPLQVSVVTVDPAYIAGEESAAVRVINGGPAKPTDKPPRVFEEGVDGLPTLVSNVETLAHLPFILRHGPAEFRRYGTEASPGTFLATVTGAGRPPALYELPHGSKTADLLVLHGVDPAAVNGALMGGYFAGLLNRSIVDATLDHESMRSLGSGLGCGAVAVLTEDCPVAVAASVLGYFDRENAGQCGSCFNGTAAMAAVAEALRDGGAGTDDVARLRRWSVVLRGRGACATLDGAANVAASLLDQFPALVESHLDGGCAGCGGFTALRPFEVEAVS
- a CDS encoding ferredoxin produces the protein MRIKLDRTLCDGFGICAKHAPEYFSLDDWGYACLKGNGEVPEQDRDAVMRALLDCPVHAIIEIPTPGSAAPAADPAATTARS
- a CDS encoding thiolase C-terminal domain-containing protein, with amino-acid sequence MSAIPGRPLPQLTPQNEFFWTSGADGKLRIQECQACQALIHPPAPICRYCRSHDLGVREVSGKATLSGFTVNHRFGFPDLPPPYVIAEVAILEDPRVRLTTNIVDCDPDDLEIGRPVEVSFLHLDDVWLPVFSPATDPDAPTALPEDEIPPTDFGKYVRPMLTTEKFEDAAAITGIGASRMGRRLMVPPLSLTIEACEAAVADAGLTFDDIDGLSTYPGLDVAGMGEGGVSALEGALGLRPTWINGGMDTFGPGGSVIAAVMAVATGMARHVLCFRTLWEATFQQLMKEGKMSPPGGARTSNWQHPFGGISAAHTLAQNASRHFHRYGTTRETLGWIALNQRANAALNPTAIYRDPLTMEDYLSARMITTPFGLYDCDVPCDGAVAVVVSAVDAAEDLPNKPVRFEAFGTQIIERLDWDQTTLTHEPQVLGQSAHMWSRTSLRPDDVDVAELYDGFSFNCLSWLEGLGFCGIGEAKDFLDGGKAIARDGVIPLNTHGGQLSHGRTHGMGLIHEAVSQLRGDAGERQVTDAKVAVVSSGGLTPSGVLLLRTDD
- a CDS encoding alpha/beta hydrolase codes for the protein MSTTVRPRVVMVGAVPISALVAAVPEPRAVIVAVHGGATSSVYFDCPGRPDLSLLRTGAAQGFTVIALDRPGYGASALYQDTMDEPAARVALALGAVDKILGDGPRGAGLFFFAHSLGCELAVRMTVATTPADVLGLELAGTGVRYAPGVKEMLSSAGLTTRPAGLRELLWEPTELYPPEVLTGALNAPGVAYEGRVSAHWPRRNFPALAEQVRVPVQYSHAEHERVWETSPAALADIAALFTAAPRVQITERPDSGHNLSVGLSAAAYHAQVLSFIEECIAAGSGGVKEAEAG
- a CDS encoding NAD(P)-dependent oxidoreductase, whose protein sequence is MRVGFIGLGSQGGPMARRIVEGGFDLTLWARRAASLEPYADTAAKVAASPAELGAASDLVCLCVVGDDDVREVISGENGVLAGMSSGSTIAIHSTIHPDTCREIAELAASKGVSVIDAPVSGGGPAVEAGTLLVMLGGDEADVERARPVFATYADPIVHLGPLGSGQVAKILNNLLFTANLGAAMSALELGESLGVPRDRLCEVINRGSANSKALGSIAAFGGTLDNLAPIAGALLQKDCRHAAALAEDASAAEGAVFDAADAALGLMDHPR
- a CDS encoding NAD(P)-dependent oxidoreductase, which encodes MTRVGFLGAGRMGAPMVSRLVQAGHDVRVLGRSADKRAELAGLGATPVADAAAAVDGAEIVVVCLFTDEQVREVLGADLLAAVPAGAAVVVHTTGSPHTVERLRDLAPHLDILDAPVSGGPHDIAAGQITLFVGGPEEAVTRARPVLAAYGDPVLHVGVLGVGQKVKLINNTLFAAQIGLLAEAAQLAADLGVDESALLEALPHGSGASRALGNVARAGSTAAFIAAVGEFIGKDVAVVRQTVAELGTGLGALDAVVDAGLGTARTRN
- a CDS encoding cytochrome P450; the protein is MTTAELVFDPFSDEYFENPFEIYRRMRNEAPLYYCPKRDFYALTRHEDVAAALKDHEAFSSSRGCDLAMVQSDTPPQKSIIFMDPPDHRHMRSLLNKAFTPRAVQAQRDTIVEQIDHYLGQIDSDDFDVVQDFSGPFPVEVITRMAGVEPEYRQQVRHWIDTSLSREPGQVGTSEAGVKANIDTAMYYYALVQKRRENPTDDMISRLIAAEIPREDGRLDKLDDIEITGFATLLGGAGAETVTKLIGTAMVLFARNPEQWQKLLEDRELVPAAVEELLRYEGPVQYNVRYTVKEAHVPSGVIPAGKPVFLLMASANRDERAFTDTDKFDIERDRTEAQNLGLGYGIHSCLGAALARMESVIALEKLLDFMPRYEVKWDGLQRVHMQNVAGYSHVPVRRLAS
- a CDS encoding ferredoxin encodes the protein MSTGLGKIVVDFGLCESNGVCMGIIAEVFDLDEQDYLHVLTDEVTPDNEQQVREAVRQCPRQAISIET
- a CDS encoding alpha/beta fold hydrolase, which produces MRFLFVHGGFHAAWCWDKTIAAVSELGHVGIAVDLPGHGALVDQESTLANRRDAILAVLQPGDVLVGHSGGGFDATLAADAAPDLVRHIVYLAAALPREGRTYPEAMAMRDDADPANGFDADVGEMLGYLSFDEDGAMTFADFDGAWKYFYHDCDEQTARWAFDRLGPERFGDTTVTPVSVPRFWEADLPRSFIVCEQDRSMPRWLADTVARRLGVAQLTIDSSHSPFLSRPRELAELLVHATTTEPIGPLVPY
- a CDS encoding DUF1330 domain-containing protein — its product is MAKGYVIITEDIKDPAGMAEYGKLASKAMTGATVLGFGPAVETLEGEWHGTQTVLLEFESVDAAKEWYYSDAYQEAVKLRQAAADCNGVILSGF
- a CDS encoding ferredoxin yields the protein MKVVVDEDRCAGHGMCLTLCPEVFDLSDDGWAVAAPGDVPTEHEAAVQEAIDCCPENAIHEV
- a CDS encoding cytochrome P450, which gives rise to MAIDPAGIDWFKDPRLVADPYPYFNALRDQCPVQPEDHYNVTMVTGWEEAVSVYNDEETFSSCTSVTGPFPGFPVPLEGRDDVAELIEKHRDELPFSDQLPTLDPPVHTNHRSLMMRLITPKRLKENEDAMWQLADDVLDEFLAPGKGEFIKGFASPFTLLVIADLLGIPPEDRNAFVDGISHNSGGGVGSTGDEALSHSPLEFLYGQFEAYIEDRRTNPREDVLTGMATALFPDGTTPSPGDVARVATNVFSAGQETTVRLLGTALKVLGDRPDIQQRVREDRSLLPNFIEEALRFESPVKGDFRLSRTPVTVGDKELPSGRTVMVVNGAANRDPRRFENPDEFDPARKNARQHLAFGRGIHSCPGAPLARAETRVGLERLLDRTTDIRISEEHHGPAGNRDYNYIPTFILRGLTHLHLEFDVK
- a CDS encoding emopamil-binding protein, with amino-acid sequence MTSDIATPETSADESDLARPWAPHRRKAYIALTAIAGFAFTTAVIGVGTGLLPPTFTVDVIANLAFGLPVIVLPLVYFWTGRGEQRSRMQRASELTMIYLPYTAGSQLGYETIFLIGHPMNWWTPTADPGWKWLWWQYGLADTRYTSGNAWIFGLELVGVITGTLLFIVWIRLMRTDLPIESRIKCLWVAFTGCAMLISSTGVYFLSEVRAGFGDIGQGAFGLWFKFIAENVPFMILPFFALIAMYRQIDHLTRRAGPAA